TATTAAATGTGGTAACATCAACAGCGCTTATTAAAAGCGCTATTATTTTTTTAACAGTGCTAGTAATTCACAGCGCTTCATAAGTGTTGTGTTTAAATGAAAAAAGCGCTGTTAAAAGCTTAATTTGTTGTAGTGATATGGACACAAGTGAGTACCAATACATCAAATTTAGTAACAAtacatactccgtaatattttaGTCCCAATAACACAAAATGACTTGTATTGGTAATTCTGAGCAATTTTAGTTGTTGGTACTAAAATATTAGTATTAGTACTATATTTTCTATATTGATACTCACTTAAATCCATATGAACACAAGCCACTTGAAATTTAGAAATCCTCGGCCACGGCCATACAATAAGTTAAAATAAGATTATAaaaaaggcaaatttgccaaaaggaccttttatagtcCAAAATTTGCGAGAAGACaccttttatatttatttttgtcaaaacacACCTAAACCTTAAATTAATTTGTGAgagacaaaaaaaaaggaatttccggcattgactccAAAATTCCGGTGGTTGACCTCACGTGATGGTGACATGCTCTACCATTTCCCTACTTGCACCCTTTTCCCTCCAAAAATTGAGGCCTTATAAAACAGACTTTgaaaacctaaaaaaaaaatctggaaaTTCTCTTCATCTTCCCTGCAGCGCATTCAATGAACCCTCATCAATGAAGCGTCATCATTGAAACCGAGAAATTCAGCCAATTAACAGAGTATGTTATCATCAATGCTTCTAGTACTTAAGTTCATCAATTTTTACTGTTTTTGGCCCAAAATTCTgacttccccccccccccctctttttGGCGTTTTTGCTTCTTCTGCTTGCTTCTGCTTGGTTGTACTTCCATGGCTAAAAAAGGAAAGGGGAAGGCGTCAACTTCAAGAAAAAGGAAGAGGAAGGAGACAAGAGTAGACAACTACTTGAATTACAGAGTAATTCACAAACAAAGGTACATTGCCATTTTTGAACCTTGATTTTACTGTTAAATTTAGGGCTTAGTTTAGTAGTTAATTGTGATTAGTGAAAGGCATGTGTTTTTGGTAATGACTGTTAATATTAGAACTAGGTTCCTTAAAATTCGATTATTAAACTGATTAGGGTTTAATGTTGATGTGCTAATTGAAAGATGCTTATTGTGGTTGTCTGTATTGGCTTAATCTGGTTGAATAATTACGAATTGATTTGTAAAGGTTGAAAATTTTGGGTTTAATCTGGTTGCTTAATTAGTAAATTTTGGCTTTGATGAATTGTTGGCATTTCTGTTGTTGGCATTTGTGttgttgattttttgttgttggCATATTTGTGATTATaagaaggaaattgaattttgtgttTCGTTGGATGTGCATCAGGTTTAACGGTAGGATTAATGTAGAACAAAGTTGGTTTAAATTGATGGAGGGTGTTACAATTAGGTTGTTTCACGGGGGTAAGTTTGTATCTAGGAAGTTGCTTAATTAGTAAATTTTGGCTTTGATGAATTGTTGGCATTTCTGTTGTTGGCATTTGTGttgttgattttttgttgttggCATATTTGTGATTATaagaaggaaattgaatttCGTGTTTCGTTGGATGTGCATCAGGTTTAACGGTAGGATTAATGTAGAACAAAGTTGGTTTAAATTGATGGAGGGTGTTACAATTAGGTTCTTTCACGGAGGTAAGTTTGTATCTAGGAATAATAAAACTACGTATGAGAGGGGTGATAATCCTAAGGCTGGTATGTCGTTGAATACAAATGTGGAGGAGATATGTTACTTTGAGTTTGCAGATTGGATTAGGAAATTGGGATACGAAGAAGTAGGGCAGATATGGTTTAGGAGGCGAGGGTGTAGTTTACATGGGAATGGAAGGAAAGAGATTAAGAGTGATGTTGAGATTCCCGAGTTTTTGAGTGCACCCGAAAAGGATGGGTCGTACCAATTGTATGTGGACATGTTGAAAAGGAGTATAATGATCGTAGTCGTTTTCCCGCACATGTGAAGTGGTATAGTGATAGTGGAACTGAATCAAGTGGGGGAGGGAGCAACTCTTTGAGTGGTGACACAACATAGGGGGCCCACAGTTGCATCTAGTCAGCGGTACAGTCAGCAGCTCTagtcaaaaccctaattctagtCAACACTCTACACATTCTCAAAGCTTAAACAAATTGCCTCCATCCACAAATCAGTCCACAGGACTCCCACCTTCCATTTTGTCCAGAGAAAACCCACCCCCTTCCACTATCCAAACTCCATCCACAACACTCCTTCATTCCACACCCAAATTTCCCCCACTGTCAGTTACTACAGTGAGACAAAAAATTCCCACATTCTCCCTTTTTAAGAAAACAGTTGCTGAAAAGGAGGCATTATTGAAACAAAAATTACCTGTTGTGACTGAGGATAGAGCTGTGAGTGAGAGTCAGAAGTCAGCTGGATCAGGTGAGCATAGATCTAGGTCAGTTGGGGTTAAGGGAACATTTGCAGGAGCTGAGGAGAGAGCTGTTGAGGGTCAGGAAATAGCAGAAACAGGTGAGCAAATATCAAATTCAGCTGGGGGTGAGGGTGAGGAGGTAGTTGTGAAGGAGGGTAGAGTTGTGTCTGAGTTGGATAATGACAGTGATGTATTGTTGAGTGAGGGTGACTATGAAGATGACAGTGATGATGATTTTTTCCACAAGTTTGTGGAACAAGATATAACAGAGAGTGTTGCAAGGACTGTAGGAGGAGTGCAAGAAGGAGAAGGGgaacaagaagaagatgaagatgagGTTGGGTTTGACATTGGTGATGATGTAGAGCTTAATGATAGTGATAATGAAGTTGTTAGCATAATTGGGTCAGATGATGAAGGACCAAATTATCTTTGTTTCAATCCAAGTGTAGATTTTAAAAGCCATTTGAGTTGTTTAAGGGATTAAAGTTTCCATCAAACACTGTTTTGAGGAAGGCAATTAGGTACAATGCTATAGACAAAGGGTATAATTACTACTACTTGCATAACAATAGGAGTAGAGTTTCTGTGTATTGTGCAAATAGGTGTGGCTGTCCAGTGAGGGGAGGTAGGAGTGTGAAGTGTGTTTGCAAACAGAAGAGAAAGTGCAGATTTAAGATTCATGCAAGAAAATTGAAAGGAGAGGACAATTGGCAAATAAAGAGTATAAGGCCAGAGCATATATGTGGGTGGCAGTTTAACAACCCTAAGGTTACCTCAAAGTACCTAGCTGAGAGATACTTAGAGGATTGGAGGGATGAACCAAACACAAAAGTGAAAGCATTTATTAGGAGAGCAATGAGGGAGGTGAAGTCAGAAATAGGGTATTACAAGGCATATTACAGCAAGTCTTTAGCTTTGAAAATGATATTTGGGGATGCTAGCTTAGAGTACAAAAGGGTATGGGACTATGCAGCAGCTATTATGAAGTATAACCCGGGAAGCACAGCTGTAGTGAAGGTACAAGGCATAGAAAACCCACCTCCATTGTTTCAGAGATTATATGTGTGTTTGCAAGCTTGCAAAGAGGGTTTTTAGGCTGGGTGCAGGCCAATAATAGGTGTTGATGGGGCACATTTGAGGGGACCATATCCTGGTATATTGTTGACTGCAGTAGGGAAGGATGGGAACAATAACATCTTCCCTGTAGCATGGGCAGTGGTGGAGACTGAAAATGCTGAAACTTGGTGCTGGTTTTTGGAGCTACTGAGGGCAGACATCATTTCCGTGGCTGACTCTGTGACTTGGGTTCATGAGAAGGAAGAACTCACCTACATGTCTGACAGACAGAAGGTACAATCCATTTAACTCACCTACATATGTTGTTTTATGCTGTTGTGTAGTTAGTTTGACCATATTAACTTGATCGTGTCCGATTTCAAACCCGAGTCTTAAAAATTTAAAGTTGACCATGTTTGACAATATTAACTTGACCGTGTCCGATTTCAAACCCGAGTCTTAAAAATTTAAAGTTGACCATGTTTGACTACATTTAACTTGTTCGTGTCCGATTTCAAACCCGAGTCTTAAATATTTCAAACTTGACCATGTTTGACTACATTTAACTTGTTCGTGTCCGATTTCAAACCCGAGTCTTAAATATTTCAAACTTGACCATGTTTGACTACATTTAACTTGTTCGTGTCCGATTTCAATCCCGAGTCTTAAATATTTCAAACTTGACCATGTTTGACCATATTTAACTTGTCCGTGTCCGATTTCAAACCCGAGTCTTAAATATTTCAAACTTGGCCAACTTTGACctttccatttaattcaaaatgaaacaaaaCTTCTGATCTCCATATCCCCCTTTTTCAATGCATTCATGGTTTCTTGGTGTTGCAGGGTTTGCTTGATGCTTTCAGAATAGTCATGCCAAATGCAGAAACCAGATACTGTTGTAGGCATATCTGGACTAACTTCAAAAGCAAGTTTCCTGGTGTAATATACAAAGAACATTTCTGGAAGGCAGCTAGATCATCCACTAAGGTATACATATACATATTCTTCTCTCTGCTTGCTTTCTCTGATTCTGCATAATGTGGTAGGTCTGCATCAGGCTTGAACTAACTCCATACATATGTTGTTTCCAGCACCATTTCAACACTCACATGGCAGCTATAAAGGAATTGAATGTTGAAGCATTTAAGTACTTGGATGAGATCAACACAGCTCACTGGTCTAGACATGGGTTCAACACTGCTTCCAAGTCAGGAATGCTCCTAAACAACTGTTGTGAGAGCTTTAATAATGTGTTGAGGGAGGCAAGGGAAAAACCAATCCTACAGCTAATGGAATGGGTTAGGAGGTATGTCATGGAAAGATTCACCTCAAAAAGGGAAGGATTGAAGAACTTCAAAGGAGTTATTATGCCTTCTGTTGTTAAGATGGTGCAGCAGGGTCTTCAACAAGTGCATAACATGAGAATAAGACAAGATGACTTACTTGAGTTTGAGGTGGACCATGACCAGGACACATTTGTTGTCAACTTGAAAACTAAAGTGTGTTGATGCTACAGATGGAGTCTAATGGGAATACCTTGCTGGCATGCATTGGCCTGTATCCAAACAAAGAGGCTAAACTACGAAGACTTCATCCACCCTGCCTATCATATTCAAACCTATGCTAAGTCTTATGCCCCACCATTCAAAGGTATGCCTGGTCAGAACCAGTGGGATCAAACACCCTACCCAGGTCCATTGCCTCCTCCTTACAGAAAAATGCCTGGGAGGCCAAGCAAGCACAAGAGGAAAAAGGGAGCTGGAGAGAATGAAGACAAGCAGCCTGTCAAGACAGCAAAGAGACAGAATAAGTGCAGCAGATGTGGTGGCCTTGGACACTACAAACCAAAGTGTCCTATGCCTGCACCACCTACTGAAACAGTGGCTACTTCAACCTCTGCAACAGTTCAAAATGTAGATGGTCAGGCTGCAACTCAGGAACCCATGGTGGTTCAATCTTCCCCAAATGCTCCTGCAGTTAACCCAAGTCAGCAGCAAGATTAGGGTGTTAGTTTGTTAGCAAGTCAGCAGCAAGATTAAGGAGTTAGTTTGTTGTCTGCAGCAAGTCAGCAAGTTTAGTGTAGtgaatcactagtagaaaaatcgaCATGTGCTTctcttcaagtgcggctcatttagtaaattggcagcacttgagagcaaaaaaaaaaaaaaattaaaaaataatttcacaagtgcgggctcattttaaaaaattggcagcacttgagttcaAGTGCGGGCTTATTTCACAAATGACCCGCACAAAAtattttccaattttatttcatttcaCGCTTCCCCACTTCCCCACTTCCTCTTCTCAGGTTACTGCTTTTCCcttttctctcctccttcccTCTTCTCTGGTTTCTCTGTTCCTCCCCCTCTCTGGTTCTCTGGGCGCAAAACTCAACAACATCACTCAGCATACACCGGCACGACTAGTCGCGTCGCCAACGATGTTCCCCAACCGGCGAATTCTTCCTCTTCTCGCCGCGGCCGCAGCACACAGGCATCGCTCATCCTTATCTCTTTTAGGtttgtaatttaaaattaattttttttcctataATCTTGTTACTGTAATGACGAATGCCTAATTTTTCAAGGTTTTTCGATTGCGTGCTCGATTTTGCTTCTACCTACTTCCGGATCGATTTAACTCAcgtttgttcttcaatttgttttccatttttttgGCGATTCGTGTTTCTGATATGATGCTTTGCATTGAAAAGTTCGATTCTagtgtttatttttttagttattgttgatttctcttaacttttgattttttagggttttgttttgatttttaaaactttttttttattgttcgaATTGCAATTGTGTTCACTGGTGATGTATGCTGGGGTTcagattgtttgattttggcaTTTGTTGGTGGTTTTGGATTTGAATAGGATTTTGTTAGCTGTACATGAACTTTAGCTGGATTTGAATTGGCCAGAGTTGTTCCAAGAtataggatttggtgtatgttATACAGACTTGCATTGAATTGGTTAGCTTAGATACAGTTGAGGTGTATTTGTCATATAGTATTAATCGTTTATAATCTATGATCTTGCCTTGAACTGGTTAGCTTAATTACAGTCAAATTACAGTCATTGATCTAAGATATTACTCATATATGCTTTCATTGGTTGTAAACTTGTTAGCTCTCAACTGCTTGCATTTCTTTCCTCTGCAAGGGGCCAAGGGCATGTGTCGTCACACTTTGATGTTGTATTCAGCTGACGactaattttattttcttgttttatcaTCCCCTCCTTGCAGCTGTGTACTGCTCTAGATACTGCGAAGAACTTGATATATGTATGGTgtaatatttttcattttctatggACTCACACTCACACACATGTATATATAATGGCATAATGCACACACCGACTCACAAAAAACACGATCACGGGCACAATATGTATGGTGTGATATTGCTATTATGTGATTAAACACGTACAAGGAGTAATTGAGGAAATGGTTACTTTAAGTACTGACGAGCAAGAAACACCTCTACACACACATGTATAGGCTTAGTTCATTTTCTGTGGTCTTCTAGGTCATAACATTGCAGATCGTGATTTTTCAGACTAAAGCCTCGCCTTGATTGCCATTAATAATTATGGAGAACTATTATTGGAGGAACCATGACCAAGGGACTAATTCCGGGGTATTTTTTTCAAAGATGTGGGTTTAGTATGTCAAGAATTATTACTGGAGTAATTGTGTTTGTGTTGTGAGTTTTGACATGAAAGTAAATTTTTAAGCAACTAAAATCTAGAAAAGGTAGATGAAAGATAAATATACTTTTATTTCTGATGTTTAGACTGTAATTAAGCAGTTAGTTCATTGAGGAAATATTTGAGAATGCTATAAATGGTTCAACCTAGattttctctcatttcattATGTGCTCCAAGAGCTGTAATACAAGCTTAAATACTAAAGCTCCCGGCCCCGCTAGGTTGAGCTGCCCTTATTACTTTGCCAGAAATTTGTATGCTTTGTTGAGTTACAGTGTTTTCTCAGAGGAGTTAGAATATTTTCTGTTAGATTACAAATATTTTCCTCTAGTGAAGCTAGAATATTTTCTGTTAGATTACAAATATTACAATGTGTATGATTTGCATTTGTAGGATTTAAATATGAGATCATGGGTTTTGCTGGATGAGATCAACTTGGCTCAGCAATCTGTTTTGTAGTATTATACCCTGTTATGTTGATATATGTAATAAACTCCAGCACCTTGTTGGGTTTGCGAAGTTAGTGTGGCCAAGGAAACACTTGTGGCAGCAGTGTATGCTTTCTTTCCCAATTATATGTTCTTTTCGTAAGAGATAAGTACTTTACTGAAGATAATTGTGTTGCAGTGGATGATCGCCTTGTTGAGATTGTTGTATCAACAAATCAAGAACTTCGTTTTCTTTCTATGCAAGGTAGATGTTTCCAACCAGTTATCATATTTCGTAAAGCGCAAAGCATGCATGTTCAATAAATTGAAAAAGTTCCAACTTGACACTtctgttttttttaatgtactTTGCTTTTGGTTGGTAACATCTTACTCTTTTTTCTCACGGGTTCTATAGGTGTTTGCATGACATCTTCGCTATTTGGTAAATATGAAGATGGGGACATCGTGAATAAGTTACAAGAGATTTATGAGGTATATGGAATTTTTCTTTATCAATTTAGGTAAAAGGTTTAGAATATCTATTTAGATTCATTCGTTAAGAGTTAAGagcgaaaacgacaattttagtcaaaataatgacatataacaatcaaacgacccttaaatgtgcataacttgaccagaTTAGGTAATAATGAGAATTATAAACATAAACCTAAGTATATTAagcatgtaaaaggtttagaataTCTATTTaaattcattagttaagagctaggagcaaaaacgacaattttagtcaaaatatgacatataacgattaAACGACCCTTACATGTGTATAACTTGACAAAACTAAGTAAGAATgagacttagaaacataaaaccaagtatgttaaacatgtatatggtttcaaatacctttttaggttcattagttaagagttaggaaagaaaacgacaattttagtcaaaatatgacatataacgatcaaacgacccttaaatgtgcataacttgaccaaactaGGTAAGAGTTAgacttagaaacttaaaaccatATATGTTAAACATTTATATGGTTTGGAATAcctttttaggttcattagttaggagttaggagcgaaaacgacaattttagtcaaaatatgacatataacgatcaaacgacccttaaatgtgcataacttgaccaaaataggtaagaatgggacttataaacataaaaacaagtatgttaaacatgtatatggtttcaaatacttttttaggttcattagttaagagttaggagcgaaaacgacaattttagtcaaaatatgacatataaggatcaaacgacccttaaatgtgcattacttgaccaaaataggtaagaatcagacttagaaacataaaaccaagtatgttaaacatgtatatggtttcaaatacctttttagattcattagttaagagttaggagcgaaaactacaattttagtcaaaatatgacatataacaatcaaacgacccttaaatgtgcataacttgaccaaaataggtaagaatcagacttagaaacataaaaccaagtatgttaaacatgtatatggtttcaaatacttttttaggttcattagttaagagttaggagcgaaaacgacaattttagtcaaaatatgacatataaggatcaaacgacccttaaatgtgcattacttgaccaaaataggtaagaatcagacttagaaacataaaaccaagtattttaaacatgtatatggtttcaaatacctttttagattcattagttaagagttaggagcgaaaactacaattttagtcaaaatatgacatataacaatcaaacgacccttaaatgtgcataacttgaccaaaataggtatgaatgagacttagaaacataaaacaagtatgttaaacatgtatatggtttcaaatacctttttaggtccattagttaagaattaggagcgaaaacgacaattttagtcaaaatatgacatataaggatcaaacgacccttaaatgtgcattacttgaccaaaataggtaagaatgagacttagaaacataaaaccaatcatgttaaacatgtatatggtttaaaatacctttttaggtccattagttaagaattaggagcgaaaacgaaaattttagtcaaaatatgacatataaggaTCAAaagacccttaaatgtgcataacttgaccaaaataggtaagaatgagacttagaaacataaaaacAAGTATGTTAACCATGTATATGGCTTAAAATAcctttttaggttcattagttaagagttaggagcgaaaacgacaattttagtcaaaatatgacatataacgatcaaacgacccttaaatATGCATTACTTGACCAAACTAGGTAAGAATGAGACTTAGAAACATTAAAACAAGTATGTTAACCATGTATATGGCTTCAAATAcctttttaggttcattagttaagagttaggagcgaaaacgacaattttagtcaaaatatgacatataacgatcaaacgacccttaaatATGCATTACTTGACCAAACTAGGTAAGAATgagacttagaaacataaaaccaaGTATGTTAAACAATTATATGGTTTGGAATAcctttttaggttcattagttaaaagttAGGAGCAAAAACGACAATGTTAGTAAAATTATTACATAtaactagacctgtcaaaaatcgacccgacccgaaaaccgatccgaacccgacccgaaaatactgggtcctgaacaagattttgcgacccgtaacccgattttatccgaacccgagcaacccgaaaagtaatgggtcaaaacccgaccgaacccgttttggacccgaccgaatgaaaatcgttgtatttatagtaataaatgcgattatgagaaaatttaagcataataaacacgctgttttttactattattgtgtgtaatatgattttaatttgaattatacgccattttacagttgaatttgactaaatataaacttatgtaggaaaatttgttaatttgtgcccatattttgtatatttatcacctaatttaatgaaaatataatgcgcgttttaaaatctctcaacccgttgggtcgacccgaacccgaaagttctgggtcttgaacaagcatttgtaaacccgaacccgaaagtgaccgacccgatctaacccgaacccgaaaataattttttacaacccgacccgaccgacccgtttgacaggtctacatATAACGATTAAACGACCCTTaattgtgcataacttgaccaaattgGGTAATAATGAGACTTATAAACATAAAACAATATGTTAAACATTTAAAAGGTTTAGAATATCTAtataggttcattagttaagagtttggatcgaaaacgacaattttattctttatttcattGGTATGAGCAAATTAAGTCTTACTTTATTTTACGatacaatatttataatataactaactAAAGTATACATATGTTTTTTTATTGTCGATCTTTGTAAGGTACTCAAAAATTCGAGGGAGGAGCCTTTCACGATTGAAGAGATAAATGAAATTCGAGAAAAGTTGGCAAACATCATTTCTagtgattgtctttgatattttcttgtagtgaatttTAGTATTGTTTTTGATATTTCTTTGTAATGAATTTTAGGTTACGGATGCTAGTTTTTTATGACTGTTATGTAATAGAGTTTTCAACTGtacaatttaattatctatataattgggTACTTTTTTATATGATGTATGGAGGTTAACTAGTGGCGTGGTCCAATTATATAAAATATGTGGCAGGAAAATAGGATATATAACAAATACGGCTCGTTTATAGGCTCGTATATATatcacaagtgcgggctcattccCAAAATTGGCAACACAAaagttgtcaagtgcgggctcatttacaAAATTGCCAGCACAaagtttgtcaagtgcgggctcattttaaaaattggcagcacaaaagttgtcaagtgcgggcatatttaaaaaattggcagcacaaagtttgtcaagtgcgggcacgTATtcgaaaattggcagcacaaagttgtcaagtgcgggcacatttcctaaattggcagcacaaaaatAGTTTTGTGCGGGCTCatatattggcagcacttgagaaatgccaagtgcgggcaggccatgtgctgcacatgtaaaagcccgcactaaaccccttaaaatgagcccgcacttgaggttttttcctctagtgaatgCAGTGGTTGCTTTTATTTTGGGTGGTAGTTTAGTGTAACATTGCTTTTATTTTGCTGATGAAACtcgagtcaactttggtacttgTAAGTCAACATTTGTTATTTGACAACTTAGATTTCTTTTGGCTGCAACTTTGGTATTTGACAACTTGCAAAAACTCTATTTTCTTGACATCTTATATAAGTCAACTTTGGTATTTGAAAGTCAACATTAGCCATTTTGACAACTTTGATTTCTTTTGGAAAA
This sequence is a window from Spinacia oleracea cultivar Varoflay chromosome 1, BTI_SOV_V1, whole genome shotgun sequence. Protein-coding genes within it:
- the LOC130465555 gene encoding uncharacterized protein — its product is MRSTWLSNLFCSIIPCYVDICNKLQHLVGFAKLVWPRKHLWQQLDDRLVEIVVSTNQELRFLSMQGVCMTSSLFGKYEDGDIVNKLQEIYEVLKNSREEPFTIEEINEIREKLANIISSDCL